A single genomic interval of Euwallacea similis isolate ESF13 chromosome 2, ESF131.1, whole genome shotgun sequence harbors:
- the eIF2D gene encoding eukaryotic translation initiation factor 2D — MFKKPVRIKSNNQVKGSERKGIKDILSKSFPGIAENDLNVLLNNKKDPLNCIKLVTHSNEIVQVYVLQKQPLFFTVQNNVFPTVFLLWKFSNLISNFTTHPQVVNFISSGADLMLPGVITPPPNSGLLKFNSVQEGTPVYVNTSVNKAAFAVGTAAQSSFDMDHAGGKGKCVIIYHFFGDHLCSIDGNSSGSMPSLGAPEWLLLNNYDSDFPAIEARVSPESKAVETISVKADISINEDVGSNSIEESEETALETHYQENVSNSTEDMDELLNYCFLASIKYSKTLTLPLLISNFFKLQMLPMCPEGTTLDIKKTSYKKLKPYLEEMAKIGLITIKEIKKGVEAVTDINKNHPKFSEFYLKPENRPKKDNVEESQKQTVITESYVVTANVLPFFWPAGYQKGDIVDRPNIRKLVTEYVKSNNSQVIENTKLVKPNTDVLRSICKTDNPVSWEEVFEKVCESMKSCFKVNSGNDQIFNKGKVSPITMSVSVRSGNKKVTLVDNLEIFGVNINEFAKDCQHGVAASTSITPTPPGKRCDQLLVQGNQVVFIHNLLVEKYKIPKKYIRGLELAPKKKK; from the coding sequence ATGTTCAAAAAACCTGTACGAATAAAAAGCAACAATCAAGTAAAAGGCTCGGAAAGAAAAGGAATAAAAGACATATTATCTAAGAGCTTCCCAGGCATAGCTGAGAACGACCTAAACGTCTTACTCAACAACAAAAAAGACCCATTAAATTGCATCAAGTTAGTCACACATAGCAATGAAATAGTCCAAGTCTATGTGCTACAGAAACAGCCATTGTTCTTCACAGTACAAAACAATGTATTTCCTACAGTGTTTCTACTATGGAAGTTCTCAAACTTAATTTCAAACTTTACAACTCATCCTCAAGTGGTGAACTTCATTAGCTCGGGAGCAGACTTAATGCTGCCTGGAGTGATAACACCTCCTCCTAATTCAGGTTTACTTAAATTCAATAGCGTACAAGAAGGAACtcctgtatatgtaaatacTTCAGTAAATAAGGCGGCATTTGCAGTTGGAACAGCTGCCCAAAGTTCTTTTGATATGGATCATGCAGGTGGGAAAGGAAAGTGtgtaattatttatcatttttttggCGATCATTTATGCAGTATTGATGGAAACTCCAGTGGATCAATGCCAAGTTTAGGGGCACCTGAATGGttgcttttaaataattatgattCCGACTTTCCTGCTATTGAAGCAAGAGTGAGTCCTGAAAGTAAAGCTGTAGAAACTATTTCTGTAAAAGCAGATATTAGTATAAATGAGGATGTGGGCAGTAATAGCATTGAAGAGAGTGAAGAAACTGCATTAGAAACTCATTATCAAGAGAATGTTAGTAATAGTACTGAAGATATGGatgaacttttaaattattgctttttggcctcaataaaatattcaaagacTTTGACACTGCCATTATTGATTTCAAACTTCTTCAAGCTGCAAATGCTTCCAATGTGCCCTGAAGGGACAACTTtagacattaaaaaaacttcctaCAAAAAGTTGAAGCCTTATTTAGAGGAAATGGCCAAAATAGGATTGAtaacaattaaagaaattaaaaagggAGTTGAAGCTGTGACagacataaacaaaaatcatccaaaatttagcgaattttatttaaaacctgAAAATAGGCCTAAAAAAGACAATGTTGAGGAGAGTCAAAAACAAACAGTTATTACTGAGTCCTATGTAGTGACAGCTAATGTGCTACCCTTTTTCTGGCCAGCTGGCTACCAAAAAGGGGACATTGTTGATAGGCCAAACATACGAAAATTAGTAACTGAATATGTAAAGTCCAATAACAGTCAGGTGATTGAAAATACAAAGTTAGTCAAACCAAACACTGATGTCTTGAGATCTATATGCAAAACTGACAATCCAGTTTCATGGGAAGAGGTATTTGAGAAAGTGTGTGAATCAATGAAGTCATGCTTCAAGGTTAACTCAGGCAATgaccaaattttcaataaaggCAAAGTGTCCCCTATTACAATGAGTGTGTCGGTGAGATCTGGGAATAAGAAAGTCACACTTGTAGACAATTTGGAGATTTTTGGGGTAAACATCAATGAGTTTGCCAAGGACTGCCAACATGGAGTGGCTGCAAGCACCAGTATTACTCCAACTCCTCCAGGAAAAAGATGTGACCAACTTTTGGTGCAGGGAAACCAGGTGGTGTTCATACATAATTTGTTGGttgaaaaatataagattCCTAAAAAGTATATTAGAGGGCTGGAATTGGCCcctaaaaagaagaaatag
- the LOC136419511 gene encoding carboxy-terminal domain RNA polymerase II polypeptide A small phosphatase 1-like isoform X2: MDASSIITQVSREDEQLNSYPPEKDDNASKAADYLPPQTQKKSTRGFLRSLLCCLGKRKTKTQQQEQCVDGTQYTPSDRVSFLLPPARHQDMEKKCMVIDLDETLVHSSFKPINNADFIVPVEIDGTTHQVYVLKRPHVDEFLKRMGELYECVLFTASLAKYADPVADLLDQWGVFRARLFRESCVYYRGNYVKDLNKLGRDLQQIVIVDNSPASYIFHPDNAVPVASWFDDMNDNELLDLIPFFEKLCKMDNVYTVLCNSNRPYNTSIPTLNGPNNSTTTTNSSTNSSSAVTTQQDKQIVTRPNT; this comes from the exons atgGACGCATCGTCCATTATTACCCAGGTGTCGAGAGAGGATGAACAACTGAACAGTTATCCTCctgaaaaag ACGATAATGCCTCCAAGGCAGCAGATTACCTTCCACCACAAACACAAAAGAAAAGCACACGTGGGTTCCTCAGGTCACTGCTTTGCTGTTTGGGAAAGCGGAAAACTAAGACCCAGCAGCAGGAACAATGCGTGGATGGGACTCAGTACACGCCCAGCGACAGGGTTTCATTCCTGCTGCCTCCTGCTAGGCACCAGGATATGGAGAAGAAGTGTATGGTGATCGATTTAGATGAGACTTTGGTTCATAGCAGCTTTAAG CCAATAAACAACGCTGACTTCATAGTCCCTGTTGAAATCGATGGTACCACACACCAAGTATACGTCCTAAAACGGCCCCATGTGGACGAGTTCCTCAAAAGAATGGGCGAACTTTACGAATGTGTCCTATTTACTGCTTCGTTAGCAAAGTATGCAGACCCGGTAGCTGATTTGCTGGACCAATGGGGCGTGTTCCGGGCGCGACTGTTTCGAGAGAGTTGCGTTTACTATCGAGGGAACTACGTAAAGGATTTGAATAAGCTGGGAAGAGATCTGCAACAGATCGTTATTGTAGACAATTCGCCGGCCTCCTATATATTCCATCCAGATAATGCT GTGCCAGTAGCTTCATGGTTCGATGACATGAACGACAATGAACTCTTAGATTTAATACCTTTCTtcgaaaaattatgtaaaatggACAATGTGTATACAGTGTTGTGCAACTCGAACCGCCCATACAACACCAGCATACCTACATTGAACGGGCCCAACAACAGCACGACGACGACCAATAGCAGCACGAATTCATCATCTGCGGTCACGACGCAGCAAGACAAACAGATTGTAACGCGACCGAACACGTAG
- the LOC136419511 gene encoding carboxy-terminal domain RNA polymerase II polypeptide A small phosphatase 1-like isoform X1 — MDASSIITQVSREDEQLNSYPPEKGTLPVDDNASKAADYLPPQTQKKSTRGFLRSLLCCLGKRKTKTQQQEQCVDGTQYTPSDRVSFLLPPARHQDMEKKCMVIDLDETLVHSSFKPINNADFIVPVEIDGTTHQVYVLKRPHVDEFLKRMGELYECVLFTASLAKYADPVADLLDQWGVFRARLFRESCVYYRGNYVKDLNKLGRDLQQIVIVDNSPASYIFHPDNAVPVASWFDDMNDNELLDLIPFFEKLCKMDNVYTVLCNSNRPYNTSIPTLNGPNNSTTTTNSSTNSSSAVTTQQDKQIVTRPNT, encoded by the exons atgGACGCATCGTCCATTATTACCCAGGTGTCGAGAGAGGATGAACAACTGAACAGTTATCCTCctgaaaaag GCACGTTACCTGTAGACGATAATGCCTCCAAGGCAGCAGATTACCTTCCACCACAAACACAAAAGAAAAGCACACGTGGGTTCCTCAGGTCACTGCTTTGCTGTTTGGGAAAGCGGAAAACTAAGACCCAGCAGCAGGAACAATGCGTGGATGGGACTCAGTACACGCCCAGCGACAGGGTTTCATTCCTGCTGCCTCCTGCTAGGCACCAGGATATGGAGAAGAAGTGTATGGTGATCGATTTAGATGAGACTTTGGTTCATAGCAGCTTTAAG CCAATAAACAACGCTGACTTCATAGTCCCTGTTGAAATCGATGGTACCACACACCAAGTATACGTCCTAAAACGGCCCCATGTGGACGAGTTCCTCAAAAGAATGGGCGAACTTTACGAATGTGTCCTATTTACTGCTTCGTTAGCAAAGTATGCAGACCCGGTAGCTGATTTGCTGGACCAATGGGGCGTGTTCCGGGCGCGACTGTTTCGAGAGAGTTGCGTTTACTATCGAGGGAACTACGTAAAGGATTTGAATAAGCTGGGAAGAGATCTGCAACAGATCGTTATTGTAGACAATTCGCCGGCCTCCTATATATTCCATCCAGATAATGCT GTGCCAGTAGCTTCATGGTTCGATGACATGAACGACAATGAACTCTTAGATTTAATACCTTTCTtcgaaaaattatgtaaaatggACAATGTGTATACAGTGTTGTGCAACTCGAACCGCCCATACAACACCAGCATACCTACATTGAACGGGCCCAACAACAGCACGACGACGACCAATAGCAGCACGAATTCATCATCTGCGGTCACGACGCAGCAAGACAAACAGATTGTAACGCGACCGAACACGTAG
- the Rab5 gene encoding ras-related protein Rab-5B: MANRTGTAQRPNGQTQGKICQFKLVLLGESAVGKSSLVLRFVKGQFHEYQESTIGAAFLTQTICLDDTTVKFEIWDTAGQERYHSLAPMYYRGAQAAIVVYDITNQDTFGRAKTWVKELQRQASPNIVIALAGNKQDLANKRMVEYEEAQTYADENGLLFMETSAKTAMNVNDIFLAIAKKLPKNEQNTGQAGSGQGRRLTEGTTEPTTPGNCCK, translated from the exons atggcaaataGAACTGGAACCGCCCAAAGACCCAACGGACAAACCCAGGGCAAAATATGTCAGTTTAAGCTGGTACTTCTGGGGGAGAGTGCTGTTGGGAAATCTAGTTTAGTCTTGCGTTTCGTTAAGGGCCAATTTCACGAATACCAAGAAAGTACTATTGGAGCAGCTTTTCTCACTCAAACTATTTGCCTTGATGACACCactgtaaaatttgaaatttgggaTACAGCCGGTCAGGAAAG GTATCACAGCTTGGCCCCGATGTACTACAGAGGTGCCCAAGCCGCTATTGTCGTTTACGACATAACTAACCAAGACACGTTTGGACGAGCGAAAACGTGGGTTAAAGAGCTGCAACGTCAAGCCAGTCCGAACATCGTCATAGCTTTGGCTGGCAATAAGCAAGATTTGGCCAACAAGAGGATGGTGGAGTATGAAGAGGCGCAGACTTATGCCGATGAAAACGGACTCTTGTTTATGGAAACGTCCGCCAAAACCGCGATGAACGTGAACGATATTTTCTTAGCAATAG ctAAGAAACTACCCAAAAACGAACAAAACACCGGTCAAGCGGGTAGTGGGCAGGGAAGACGACTCACCGAAGGTACTACGGAACCAACGACTCCTGGCAATTGCTGCAAG